The Streptomyces sp. NBC_00440 genome contains a region encoding:
- the pgsA gene encoding CDP-diacylglycerol--glycerol-3-phosphate 3-phosphatidyltransferase, producing the protein MTGVPASATGGTGAKPAPAGKLGAAVVNQVSLWNVANLLTMVRLVLVPGFVLLLLHDGGYDPVWRAWAWAAFAVAMITDVFDGHLARTYNLVTDFGKIADPIADKAIMGAALICLSYLGDLPWWVTGVILFRELGITLMRFWVIRHAVIPASRGGKIKTLAQGTAVGMYVLALTGPLATMRFWVMAVAVVLTVVTGLDYVQQAVTARRKGLAAERAAR; encoded by the coding sequence ATGACCGGAGTCCCGGCATCCGCTACGGGCGGTACCGGTGCCAAGCCGGCGCCCGCCGGAAAGCTGGGCGCTGCGGTGGTCAATCAGGTCAGCCTGTGGAACGTCGCGAATCTGCTGACCATGGTGCGGCTGGTGCTCGTGCCGGGGTTCGTGCTGCTGCTGCTCCATGACGGCGGGTACGACCCGGTCTGGCGGGCCTGGGCCTGGGCGGCCTTCGCCGTCGCGATGATCACCGATGTCTTCGACGGCCATCTGGCACGGACGTACAACCTGGTCACCGACTTCGGGAAGATCGCCGACCCCATCGCCGACAAGGCGATCATGGGGGCGGCGCTGATCTGTCTCTCGTACCTCGGCGATCTGCCCTGGTGGGTGACCGGCGTGATCCTGTTCCGGGAGCTCGGGATCACCCTGATGCGGTTCTGGGTGATCAGGCACGCGGTCATTCCGGCCAGCCGCGGCGGCAAGATCAAGACGCTTGCGCAGGGCACGGCGGTCGGGATGTACGTCCTGGCTCTGACCGGTCCGCTGGCGACCATGCGGTTCTGGGTGATGGCGGTCGCCGTTGTGCTGACGGTCGTGACCGGGCTCGACTACGTGCAGCAGGCCGTGACCGCGCGCCGCAAGGGGCTCGCGGCCGAGCGGGCCGCCCGGTGA